GCAGCTACGACACGATCAAGGGCACGCTGCACAGCTATGACGATGCCTTCACGGACTACTGGCAGTTCCTGGAACCGCGGCTGCTGGAGGCCTGGCGGCTGCTGGCCGACGACGGCACCCTGTACCTGCATCTGGACTACCGCGAGGTCCACTACGCCAAGGTCATGCTGGATGCGATCTTCGGCCGGGAGTGTTTCCTGAACGAGATCATCTGGGCCTATGACTACGGTGCGCGTGCCAAGAACCGCTGGCCCACCAAGCACGACAACATCCTCGTGTATGTGAAGGACCCGAAGAAGTACCACTTCGACAACGCCGAGGTGGACCGCGAACCATACATGGCGCCGGGCCTGGTCACGCCGGAAAAGCGCGCCCTGGGGAAGCTGCCCACGGACGTGTGGTGGCACACGATTGTCTCGCCCACGGGCAAGGAAAAGACCGGCTACCCCACGCAGAAGCCCGAAGGCGTGCTGCGCAGGGCCGTGGCCGCATCCTCCCGCGAAGGCGACTGGGTGCTGGACTTCTTTGCCGGCTCCGGCACCCTGGGCGCCGTGGCGGCGAAGCTGGGGCGCCGCTTTGTGTGCGTGGACGCAAACCCGCAGGCCATCCAGGTCATGGCGGCCAGGCTCGGGCACGTCGCCGCGGTGGTCGGTCCTGACCTGTCATGCGCAGCCGACGACGCGGGCACCGCGCAGGACGGTGTCGTCCGCGCCGCCGACCCGGAGCACTGCGCAGAAGAGGTCATCCAGCCGGGCCAGCCCACGCTGTTTGAACCCTAGGGCAGGTACGGCCGGGACCCGGTCCCGGCCGCAATGATGCGCTCGAGCATCTCCGGCGCCGTGGTGTTCTCCCCGAGCAGGTTCGGTTTCCCTGCGCCGTGGTAGTCGGAGGATCCCGTCACCAGCAGCCCCTCCCGGAGGGCGAGCTCCCGCAGCCAGATGCGGTTTTCCGGCGGGTTGTCCCGGTGGTCGACCTCCAGGCCCAGAAGCCCGGCGTCGATCATGTCATGGAAGATTTCCGGCGCCACCACCCGGCCCCGTGCGGACGCCATGGGGTGGGCAAACACGGGAACCCCTCCGGCGGCGCGCACCAACTCCACCGCAAGCACGGGGTCCGGGGCGTAGTGGCTGACAAAGTAGCGCGAATGCGAGGTGAGGATGCTCGTGAAGGCCTCGTTGCGGTCCGAGACGATCCCGGCGGCGACCAGGGCGTCGGCGATGTGCGGCCGGCCCACCGTGGCTCCAGGGGCAACGTGGGCGCTGACGTCGTCCCAGTTCAGCGGGTAGTCCTCGGCCAGGCGTTCCACCATGCGTTCGGCGCGGACCAGGCGCGCGTCCTTGGCCTTGGTGATCTCCTCCAGCAGGCCAGGATGTGCCGGATCGTGCAGGTAGCACAGCAGGTGGACGCTGATCCCCCGCGAAGTCTTGCAGGAGATCTCCATGCCCGGCACCAGGCCAACGCCCTGCTGGCGGGCCGCCGCGAGGCCCTGCGCCCAGCCGTCGGTGGAATCGTGGTCCGTCAGTGCCAGGACGTCCAGCCGCGCCGCGGCCGCGGCGGCCACCAGTTCGGCGGGGGCCTGGGTGCCGTCGGAAACATTGGAATGCGCATGCAGATCGATCCTCACCCCCCAAGACTACGTCCCGGGCGCGCCATGCGCCTTTGCCGCGCGCAGGGCGCGGCCGTCGTCTTTGTCCGGGCGCGGCGCCGGTGAGAGACTGGGGGGATGAACCAGACGGAACAGTCCACCCAGCATCCCGAAACCATCCAGCAGCCGCTCGAGGAGCGCGTGAACAACCGTTCGCACCGCCCCGATTCGGACGCCTTCCGCGCCTTCATGGCCTCCAACTGGGCCCCCGCGCCCACGGAGCTGCCCGCCCGGGCCGAGGTGGCGGACCACGCAGCGCGCCGCCGTCGTGCCGTTTCCGAGCAATTCAAGGGTGAGCGCCTGGTGATCCCGGCCGGTGCCCTGAAGGTGCGCTCCAACGACTGCGACTACCGCTTCCGCCCGCACTCCGCCTTTGCCCACCTGACCGGCTTGGGCGTGGACCACGAGCCCGACGCCGTGCTGGTCCTGGAGCCCGTCGCCGACGGCGAGGGGGACGACGGCGGCCACCACCACGCGTCGCTGTACTTCCGCCCGCTGGCCGGCCGGGACACGAAGCAGTTCTATGCCGACTCCCGCAGCGGCGAGTTCTGGATCGGCCCGCGGCCCACGCTCGCCGAATTCAAGGCGCTGCTGGGCCTGGACACCGTGGACATCTCCGAGCTGGAGGTGGGCATCACCAAGAACGTGGGCGAGCCCTCCGTGGGCGGCATCTCGGTGCGTCTCGTGCGCAAGGTCGATGAGAACATCGACGCCCTCGTGGACACGGCGCGCTACAACACCGCCGTCGACCCCGAGTCGCTGGACCTCAGCATGCTGGACGCCCTGGATGAGAAGCTGGCCGAGGCCCTGTCCGAGCTGCGCCTGCTCAAGGACGCGTGGGAGATCGAGCAGATGAAGATCGCCATCGCCGCGACCGCCGCCGGCTTTGAGGAGATCATCACGTCCCTGCCCCGCGCCGTCACGCACCGCCGCGGCGAGCGCGTGGTGGAGGGTGCGTTCTTCGCCCGTGCCCGCGAGGAAGGCAACGAGCTTGGCTACGACACCATCGCGGCCGGCGGCAACAACGCCACCATCCTGCACTGGACCCACAACACCGGCACGGTGAACGAGGGGGAGCTGCTGCTGGTGGACGCGGGCGTGGAGACGGATTCCCTTTACACGGCTGACATCACCCGCACCATCCCTGTCAACGGCAAGTACTCGGAGGTCCAGCGGAAGATCTACCAGGCCGTCCTGGACGCGGCCGACGCCGCTTTCGCCGTGGCACGGCCGGGACGGAAGTTCCGCGACGTCCACAACGCCGCCATGGAGGTATTGGCCGCCCGCCTGGAGGAGTGGGGCCTGCTGCCCGTCGCCGCGGCGGTGGCGCTCTCCGCCGAGGGCCAGCAGCACCGCCGCTGGATGCCGCACGGGACCAGCCACCACCTGGGCCTTGACGTGCACGACTGCGCGCAGGCCCGCGCCGAGCTCTACCTGGACGGCACCATCACTGAAGGCATGGTCTTCACCATTGAGCCCGGCCTGTACTTCAAGGACGAGGACCTGGCCATACCGGACGAGTACCGCGGCACCGGCGTGCGGATCGAGGACGACATCCTCATCACCGCCGATGGTCCCGTCAACCTGAGCGCGGCACTCCCCCGCACCCCGGACGACGTCGAAGCCTGGATGGCCCGCCTAGGCGCCTAGCCCCTCCCGACTGTGTTGCACTTGTTGGACGGATTTCCCCGAATTTCGGTGATTTTCGTCCAACGAGTGCACCACAGTTGGTTAAGCCCGACGACGGGACCCGGCTAGCCATCGATCAGCGCCTTGAGCGCCGCCACATGCGCCGCGTAGGCGCCCCTTCCTGCGGGCGTCAGCAGGCGGGGAAGGGCGTCGAACGTCAGGGAACGCAAACTGCCCCGCAATAGATGCCGAAAAGCGGGCCGAAGCGACACTTTTTCGACATCTATTGCGGGGCAGTTGCGCGGGATCAGTGCTCCCGGGCTTCGCCCTCGGTCTGCTCCTGCGCGGGCGCCTGTTGCGGCGGGGTGTCGACGCGGATGCCGTACTGCGGACGGCCGTCGGGAAGGTCGGGGAACTGGCCGCGGCGCGGTCCGCTCAGGGGCGCCTGGCCGGGACGGTCGTGGCTTTCCTCGACCTGCGGCGCCTCGGCGGCGGGCTGCTGGGGAGCCCCGTAGGGATCGTGCCACCCTTCGGGACGGGCCGGCGGCTGCTGCCCGGAAGTGGGCGGCTGCACCGGCGGACGGTACCCCTGGAAACCCTGGTTTTGGCCCTGCATCGGGCGGGGTGCGGTTGAGTTCATGGGCAGCTGGGCGAGCAGGCGGCGTGCGTCCATGGCCACATCCGGGGTGACAATGACGTCGTAGTTGCTCGCGAGGACCTGATTGGTGGACGTGAAATCGCGCTTGCCGCGCTGGGCCGCGTAGCCGATGATGGCGAACAACATCCAGAAGGCCGCACCCATCAGC
This genomic stretch from Arthrobacter dokdonellae harbors:
- a CDS encoding DNA-methyltransferase — encoded protein: MTTTAWRPDGPGPNLVVHADNSEFLPTLPDGSFTLIYVDPPFNTGRVQSRRQTTMVRNSDGGGDRVGFGGRSYDTIKGTLHSYDDAFTDYWQFLEPRLLEAWRLLADDGTLYLHLDYREVHYAKVMLDAIFGRECFLNEIIWAYDYGARAKNRWPTKHDNILVYVKDPKKYHFDNAEVDREPYMAPGLVTPEKRALGKLPTDVWWHTIVSPTGKEKTGYPTQKPEGVLRRAVAASSREGDWVLDFFAGSGTLGAVAAKLGRRFVCVDANPQAIQVMAARLGHVAAVVGPDLSCAADDAGTAQDGVVRAADPEHCAEEVIQPGQPTLFEP
- a CDS encoding PHP domain-containing protein, producing MRIDLHAHSNVSDGTQAPAELVAAAAAARLDVLALTDHDSTDGWAQGLAAARQQGVGLVPGMEISCKTSRGISVHLLCYLHDPAHPGLLEEITKAKDARLVRAERMVERLAEDYPLNWDDVSAHVAPGATVGRPHIADALVAAGIVSDRNEAFTSILTSHSRYFVSHYAPDPVLAVELVRAAGGVPVFAHPMASARGRVVAPEIFHDMIDAGLLGLEVDHRDNPPENRIWLRELALREGLLVTGSSDYHGAGKPNLLGENTTAPEMLERIIAAGTGSRPYLP
- a CDS encoding aminopeptidase P family protein, which gives rise to MNQTEQSTQHPETIQQPLEERVNNRSHRPDSDAFRAFMASNWAPAPTELPARAEVADHAARRRRAVSEQFKGERLVIPAGALKVRSNDCDYRFRPHSAFAHLTGLGVDHEPDAVLVLEPVADGEGDDGGHHHASLYFRPLAGRDTKQFYADSRSGEFWIGPRPTLAEFKALLGLDTVDISELEVGITKNVGEPSVGGISVRLVRKVDENIDALVDTARYNTAVDPESLDLSMLDALDEKLAEALSELRLLKDAWEIEQMKIAIAATAAGFEEIITSLPRAVTHRRGERVVEGAFFARAREEGNELGYDTIAAGGNNATILHWTHNTGTVNEGELLLVDAGVETDSLYTADITRTIPVNGKYSEVQRKIYQAVLDAADAAFAVARPGRKFRDVHNAAMEVLAARLEEWGLLPVAAAVALSAEGQQHRRWMPHGTSHHLGLDVHDCAQARAELYLDGTITEGMVFTIEPGLYFKDEDLAIPDEYRGTGVRIEDDILITADGPVNLSAALPRTPDDVEAWMARLGA
- a CDS encoding general stress protein — protein: MANLFGRTRPMDEARIVPTGETVGSYTSYLDAQKAVDYLADEKFPVQHVSIVGNELKMVERVTGKLSYPRVALSGAMTGAWFGLFIGVMLSFFDGNSQAGGPYLNVMTAVLMGAAFWMLFAIIGYAAQRGKRDFTSTNQVLASNYDVIVTPDVAMDARRLLAQLPMNSTAPRPMQGQNQGFQGYRPPVQPPTSGQQPPARPEGWHDPYGAPQQPAAEAPQVEESHDRPGQAPLSGPRRGQFPDLPDGRPQYGIRVDTPPQQAPAQEQTEGEAREH